Proteins from a genomic interval of Cognatishimia sp. WU-CL00825:
- a CDS encoding DUF2059 domain-containing protein, producing the protein MFARYLKSARLAIVLGGGIVVGAAQAFAAERADVESFLKVTGFDVAIESIALGAEDAPSMLGLEQDAFGKRWRQLSEEIFVPAQMLQQATDMLAEALAQDLLKHAIQFYESDLGTRLVAAENLSHMDDPDLKHIAGREIIAQMVQKGDAKIGFFQRMNVAIDPEDLGLRAVQEIQVRFLVAASRAGVIERDLDEAMLWAQIRETEAEVRRSMQAAALTGSAYTYQGFSEDELETYTEALEDPKMQKVYELMNAVHFRIMGDRFDALAQRLDALRPSQEL; encoded by the coding sequence ATGTTTGCGCGATACTTGAAATCTGCTCGTCTGGCCATTGTCTTGGGGGGCGGGATTGTGGTTGGGGCGGCGCAAGCCTTTGCAGCGGAGCGCGCAGACGTTGAGAGCTTTCTAAAAGTAACGGGCTTTGACGTTGCCATCGAAAGCATTGCTTTGGGGGCTGAGGATGCGCCGTCGATGCTGGGGCTAGAGCAGGACGCCTTTGGCAAACGCTGGCGACAATTGTCAGAAGAGATTTTTGTGCCGGCCCAAATGTTACAGCAAGCCACCGATATGTTGGCCGAAGCTTTGGCCCAAGATCTGCTAAAACATGCAATTCAGTTTTACGAAAGCGATTTGGGCACGCGCCTTGTGGCAGCTGAAAACCTATCGCATATGGATGATCCGGATCTGAAACATATCGCTGGGCGCGAAATCATCGCGCAGATGGTGCAAAAAGGCGATGCAAAAATTGGGTTTTTCCAACGTATGAATGTGGCGATCGATCCCGAGGATTTGGGGTTGCGCGCTGTGCAAGAAATTCAGGTGCGCTTTCTGGTGGCCGCGTCGCGGGCAGGGGTGATTGAGCGCGACCTGGACGAGGCGATGTTGTGGGCGCAAATTAGGGAAACCGAAGCAGAGGTGCGCCGGTCTATGCAGGCGGCGGCGCTGACAGGGTCTGCCTATACCTATCAGGGTTTTTCAGAGGACGAGTTGGAAACCTATACCGAGGCGTTGGAAGACCCAAAGATGCAAAAGGTCTATGAGTTGATGAATGCGGTGCATTTCCGCATTATGGGGGACCGATTTGATGCTCTGGCGCAACGATTGGACGCTTTGCGGCCTAGCCAAGAGCTTTAG
- a CDS encoding 50S ribosomal protein L21: MFAVLKTGGKQYKVQAGDILRVEKLAADAGEKIQFNEVLMLGGDNTVVGAPLVDGAAVQADVIEQIKGEKLIKFVKRRRKHSSKRTVGHRQKLTLVRVTDILASGADKSGVKAAIGSGSVAAVAEAAPAKKAAPKKAAKAATPVAEGADDLKKLSGVGPALEKKLLEAGVTSFAQIAAWGEADIAEFDEKLSFKGRIEREGWVAQAAELAK, from the coding sequence ATGTTCGCAGTCCTGAAAACCGGCGGTAAGCAGTATAAAGTACAGGCAGGTGATATCCTGCGTGTCGAAAAACTGGCTGCAGACGCTGGCGAGAAAATTCAATTCAACGAAGTGCTGATGCTGGGCGGTGACAATACCGTTGTTGGCGCACCACTTGTTGATGGTGCAGCTGTACAAGCCGACGTGATCGAACAGATCAAAGGCGAAAAGCTGATCAAATTCGTGAAACGCCGTCGTAAGCACAGCTCTAAGCGTACTGTTGGCCACCGTCAGAAACTGACATTGGTGCGTGTAACAGACATCTTGGCGTCTGGCGCAGACAAATCCGGCGTAAAAGCGGCGATTGGTTCTGGTTCTGTTGCAGCCGTGGCGGAAGCCGCACCTGCAAAGAAAGCCGCTCCTAAGAAAGCAGCAAAAGCAGCCACTCCGGTAGCTGAAGGCGCTGACGATCTGAAGAAGCTTTCTGGCGTTGGACCTGCTCTGGAAAAGAAACTTCTGGAAGCTGGTGTAACTTCTTTCGCGCAAATCGCTGCGTGGGGCGAAGCAGATATCGCAGAATTCGACGAAAAGCTGTCTTTCAAAGGCCGCATCGAACGCGAAGGCTGGGTAGCGCAAGCTGCTGAGCTGGCGAAGTAA
- the rpmA gene encoding 50S ribosomal protein L27 yields MAHKKAGGSSRNGRDSAGRRLGVKKYGGEAVLAGNIIMRQRGTKMWPGEGVGMGKDHTIFATVEGNVKFHKGLKGRTFISVLPVAEAAE; encoded by the coding sequence ATGGCACATAAAAAAGCTGGTGGTAGTTCCCGTAACGGTCGCGACTCCGCGGGTCGTCGTTTGGGCGTCAAAAAATACGGTGGCGAAGCTGTTTTGGCTGGCAACATCATCATGCGTCAGCGCGGCACAAAGATGTGGCCGGGCGAAGGCGTTGGCATGGGTAAAGATCACACAATCTTTGCAACTGTTGAAGGCAACGTAAAGTTCCATAAAGGCCTTAAAGGCCGCACTTTTATTTCGGTTCTCCCGGTGGCGGAGGCCGCTGAGTAA
- a CDS encoding LysE family translocator, which yields MGVAVISFLAFGASQVATPGPANMALLATGARFGFRAAIPFVFGVAIGKQLIIWPIGFGLMSLADRVPVIFEIFKYISAAYIAYLAWKVANMRLGTAGQESNVPGFLAGLWVHPLNPKAWAMIVAGFTNFVVPGTPPLQATATIAICLFICQMVFHPIWALGGDQIAKTVAGQPAEVWLMRVLAALTVLSVLYVLFGGTST from the coding sequence ATGGGCGTTGCAGTGATCAGTTTCTTGGCGTTTGGCGCGTCACAGGTTGCCACACCGGGGCCAGCCAATATGGCGCTGTTGGCCACAGGTGCGCGCTTTGGGTTTAGGGCAGCCATCCCCTTTGTCTTTGGCGTTGCTATAGGCAAACAGCTGATCATCTGGCCCATTGGTTTTGGACTTATGTCCTTGGCTGATCGCGTGCCGGTAATATTTGAGATATTTAAATATATTTCAGCGGCTTACATCGCATATCTCGCGTGGAAAGTTGCAAATATGCGCCTTGGAACTGCGGGGCAGGAAAGCAATGTACCTGGGTTTTTAGCCGGTCTTTGGGTGCATCCACTCAACCCGAAAGCCTGGGCGATGATTGTTGCTGGTTTTACGAATTTTGTCGTGCCTGGGACACCACCCTTGCAGGCCACGGCGACGATCGCCATCTGTCTATTCATATGTCAGATGGTATTCCATCCGATCTGGGCTTTGGGAGGAGACCAGATTGCAAAAACTGTTGCGGGACAGCCCGCAGAGGTTTGGCTTATGCGCGTGCTGGCCGCTTTGACGGTCTTGTCCGTGCTGTATGTACTATTTGGAGGAACGAGTACGTGA
- a CDS encoding GNAT family N-acetyltransferase, translating into MKHDAIVNQPVIEADRFVLRPLRRSDAGLIDHYASDRVLARMTVAIPHPIPPGATDAFITRALSDARVADVWAIDGQKDGAEELMGVISLDRVDHGKSEIGYWVAPPYWNTGVASAAVRCLINANPLKSVTMYASVFQDNPASARVLTNSGFQYIGDAENFSVARNAAVPTWTYSLKLD; encoded by the coding sequence GTGAAACACGACGCAATCGTGAATCAGCCCGTGATCGAAGCAGACCGCTTTGTGCTGCGCCCATTGCGGCGTTCTGATGCTGGTTTGATCGATCACTACGCAAGCGACCGCGTGTTGGCGCGCATGACCGTTGCGATCCCGCATCCGATCCCACCTGGCGCTACTGATGCGTTTATTACGCGCGCCTTGTCAGACGCACGTGTCGCGGATGTCTGGGCCATAGACGGGCAAAAAGACGGTGCCGAAGAGCTGATGGGAGTCATTTCGCTGGATCGCGTTGACCACGGAAAGTCGGAAATCGGCTATTGGGTGGCACCCCCATATTGGAACACTGGCGTTGCCTCTGCAGCTGTGCGTTGCCTGATCAATGCCAACCCGCTGAAGAGCGTGACGATGTATGCCAGCGTTTTCCAAGACAACCCGGCCTCGGCACGGGTACTGACCAACAGCGGGTTTCAATACATTGGCGACGCTGAAAACTTTTCGGTTGCCCGTAATGCTGCCGTGCCCACCTGGACTTATAGTCTGAAGCTCGACTGA
- the obgE gene encoding GTPase ObgE, giving the protein MKFLDLTKVYIRSGGGGGGCVSFRREKFIEYGGPDGGDGGNGGYVYAEAVDGLNTLIDFRYQQHFFARSGQAGMGSGRTGARGDDIVLRVPVGTEILDEDQETLIADLTEVGQRVVLAKGGNGGFGNLHFKSSTNQAPRRANPGQEGVERTLWLRLKLIADVGLLGLPNAGKSTFLAATSNARPKIADYPFTTLYPNLGVVGVDNVEFVVADIPGLIEGASEGRGLGDLFLGHVERCAVLLHLVDGTSGDPAKDYETILGELKAYSDVLSATPRITVLNKIDALDAEERVFLKEELETVTGNKVMLMSGASQENVKDVLRALRQEIDDNRLRQRVQDEEDDAPWRP; this is encoded by the coding sequence ATGAAATTTCTCGATCTGACCAAGGTCTATATCCGATCCGGCGGCGGCGGCGGGGGCTGCGTGTCGTTTCGCCGCGAGAAATTTATTGAATATGGCGGTCCAGACGGTGGCGACGGCGGCAACGGCGGCTATGTTTATGCCGAAGCGGTCGACGGATTGAATACGTTGATCGATTTTCGCTATCAGCAGCACTTTTTTGCGCGTTCCGGCCAGGCTGGCATGGGCAGTGGTCGCACAGGCGCGCGCGGCGACGACATTGTGTTGCGTGTACCGGTTGGCACTGAAATCCTCGACGAAGATCAAGAAACGCTGATTGCGGATCTGACCGAGGTCGGGCAGCGTGTGGTACTGGCCAAGGGCGGCAATGGCGGTTTTGGCAACTTGCACTTTAAGTCCTCGACCAACCAGGCCCCTCGGCGGGCGAACCCCGGCCAAGAAGGGGTGGAGCGCACGCTCTGGTTGCGACTAAAACTCATCGCTGACGTTGGCCTTTTGGGACTTCCGAATGCTGGAAAATCTACGTTTTTGGCCGCAACATCCAATGCGCGCCCAAAAATCGCGGACTATCCGTTCACCACACTTTATCCAAACTTGGGCGTCGTGGGTGTTGATAACGTTGAATTTGTAGTGGCAGACATCCCCGGCCTGATCGAAGGTGCCAGCGAAGGTCGCGGCCTGGGCGATTTGTTTCTTGGCCATGTAGAACGCTGTGCTGTTTTGTTGCATTTAGTGGATGGAACCTCTGGCGATCCGGCAAAAGATTACGAGACGATCTTGGGTGAACTTAAAGCCTATAGTGATGTGTTATCTGCCACGCCGCGCATCACGGTTTTGAACAAAATCGACGCGCTGGACGCAGAAGAGCGCGTGTTTTTGAAAGAAGAACTTGAGACAGTCACCGGCAACAAAGTGATGTTGATGTCCGGTGCCAGCCAGGAAAATGTTAAAGATGTTTTGCGCGCCCTGCGCCAGGAAATCGATGACAATCGCCTGCGTCAACGGGTGCAAGACGAAGAGGACGACGCGCCGTGGCGACCCTAA